One genomic window of Paramormyrops kingsleyae isolate MSU_618 chromosome 22, PKINGS_0.4, whole genome shotgun sequence includes the following:
- the mettl22 gene encoding methyltransferase-like protein 22: MDQVTFRSDTVLSDVHLLIPNARHLMVRLNAAGQPVFVSRFKILQCSEGVCSLDGGQEGAGEQNETQTPPQSLVDEDGDLDVVRRPRESRTSEPDLRIRDRVNPTILSRGEATELQWVDEEEYSKDVIKIEHTMATPLEDVGKQVWRGAFLMADFILSQPELFKGSTALELGAGMGFTSLAMATVAKRVYCTDVGRDLLGMCQRNVALNRHLLESAGGEVKVRELDWMGDDFPSDAASEFGWSEEEIADLHDGTTVLIAADLCYDEDLTDSLFRTLYRMTSNLHQPSAIYLSIEKRLNFTIQHLDISCEAYDHFRRCLRDLGGLTDGKMRFSVESVETRFPQFFEYERVEQLELWKVTASFVSLKKREKPVIPVPLEGAPSPSTQ, from the exons ATGGACCAGGTCACCTTCCGCAGTGACACTGTGCTCTCCGACGTCCACCTGCTGATTCCCAATGCACGCCACCTCATGGTCCGCCTCAATGCTGCAGGACAGCCAG TTTTTGTTTCCCGGTTCAAGATTCTCCAGTGTTCCGAGGGCGTTTGCAGCCTGGATGGAGGACAGGAGGGGGCGGGGGAGCAGAATGAGACACAGACCCCCCCGCAATCTCTTGTGGATGAAGATGGAGATCTGGATGTGGTCAGGAGGCCCAGGGAGAGTCGTACCTCTGAACCAGACCTTAGAATTCGCGACAGAGTGAATCCCACGATCCTCAGCAGGGGCGAAGCCACGGAGCTGCAGTGGGTGGATGAGGAGGAATATTCCAAAGACGTGATTAAAATCG AACATACAATGGCCACACCGTTAGAAGACGTAGGGAAGCAG GTGTGGCGTGGTGCCTTCTTGATGGCCGACTTCATCCTCTCCCAGCCGGAGCTATTCAAAGGATCCACGGCACTCGAACTCGGCGCTGGAATGGGTTTCACCAGCCTGGCCATGGCAACTGTTGCCAAGCGGGTCTACTGCACAG ATGTTGGCCGTGACCTTCTAGGCATGTGTCAGAGGAACGTGGCTTTGAACAGGCATCTCTTGGAGTCCGCAG GTGGTGAAGTCAAAGTGCGTGAATTGGACTGGATGGGAGACGATTTCCCTTCAG ATGCGGCCTCCGAGTTTGGCTGGTCGGAAGAGGAGATCGCGGACCTACACGACGGCACCACTGTGCTAATAGCTGCTGATT tGTGCTATGATGAGGATCTCACGGACAGCTTGTTCCGGACACTGTATAGAATGACAAGCAACCTCCACCAGCCCAGCGCCATCTACCTGTCGATTGAGAAGCG GCTGAATTTCACCATCCAGCACCTGGACATTTCCTGCGAAGCTTACGACCACTTCCGCCGCTGTCTGAGAGACCTGGGAGGTCTGACTGACGGCAAGATGAGATTCTCCGTGGAGTCGGTGGAGACGCGCTTCCCGCAGTTCTTCGAATATGAGCGCGTGGAGCAGCTG GAGTTGTGGAAAGTAACAGCttcatttgtttcattaaaaaaaagagaaaaacctgTAATCCCTGTGCCATTGGAAGGGGCACCGAGTCCCAGCACGCAATAG